The genomic interval ttAGTGTGCTGTATATGACAAATGTCTTATACCTTGTAATCGACCTTACAATTTTGAAGGAATTAGTGGAATGGAAGCACAAGAGCAAAGTTGATGGGAAGATGCACGCCTGTGGTCATGATTCCCATGTAGCAATGTTACTTGGAGCAGCCAAGTTACTTCAGAGCAGTAGAGATTTATTGAAGGTAATTTACACTCTTTCCAATTACCTGCAAAATATCAGccttatttttctctcttgttgGGCTAATTTTGTATTGCTGCAACATTTTCTTGAAGGGAACGGTGAAGCTAGTTTTTCAACCTGGTGAAGAGGGTTATTCTGGTGCTTACTATATGTTGCAAGATGAAGTCCTAGATGATATTGATGCGATCCTCAGTATACATGTTTTGCCATCAGTGCCCACCGGTGCTATTGCTTCAAGGCCTGGTCCAATGCTTGCCGGTGTTGGGATGTTTTCAGCTACGATTCAGGGAAAAGGAGCACATGCATCAAGCCCCCATTTGAGTAAGGACCCAATTGTTGCAGCTTGTTCTGCTGTCATTGCTCTCCAACAGATTGTCTCCAGAGAGACAGATCCCCTCAAGGCCATGGTAATTTTCTATCCTCcatgttaaaaatattttcaagatGGTAATCTTGTAGGCCTTGCTCACGAAAGTATCAGTTTGCCATGCCATGATTGATTTTGTCAACATCAGTATGCAGCAATTGAGAGTTATATATCACCTAGAATACTAAATGTGGAACAACTGCTATTGCTGGATCTTTGGATTGGAAATTGAATTGACTAGGCTTGCAAGTTAGCACGATTTGCAGTGTCGAATTCCACCCATCTGTAAGGAGATTTACCAAAAATCTGGAAATTACCATAGCAGTAGAAAACTGATTTGATCCAAAATCAATATAGGATTCACATCCTAGATTAATCCACTGACTGCATAAGTCCGTACTGCCTAGTTCCTGATCAGCATAGTTAACCTTTTAGCAACAATTAAGACCCAAAAGtccaaatttcatttttgaatGATGTAGGTGGTAACAGTTGGTTCAATAGAGGGAGGTCGAGCTGAAAATGTAATCCCGGAATCTGTGAGATTCACTGGAACATATAGGAGCTTGTCCACTGAAGGTCTTTCTTACCTCCAAAAAAGGATTAAAGAGGTAAGGCATGCAAACTTCTCATCTCCTGAACTCCAAATTTTCTAGCACTACCCAATGTTAAGTACGACAATTTTTCAAACATGACTATGCTCCACTCACAGGTCATAGAAATGCAAGCAGCTGTGCATCAGTGCAGTGGCACGGTGGACTTTATGGAAGACAAACCTATGCCTCATCCAGTAATGGTCAATGACGAAACATTGTTCGAACATGCAAATAAGGTGGGCAAGAGTCTTGTTGGAGAAAACAACGTTCATCTCCTCCCCATATCCATGGCAGCAGAAGACTTCAGTTTATTTGCACAGAGGACTGCAGCTGCAATTTATGTGATTGGGATAAAGAATGAGACCCTGAAATCAGATCAGCCATTGCACTCACCTTACTTTTTTATTGATGAAGAGGCTCTTCCTATTGGAGCGGCTCTCAATGCTGCCGTTGCAATTTCATACCTGGATAGCCATGTTGCAACTAATTGAGAGCTTTGACATCAATGTGAACATTGCAAAACATAATAAGAAGCGTTATGGTTAGCATTGTAAAGCAGATTCAAGAAAAAGGGCGAGATTTCTATTTATCTTTCTAATAGTTACTATATGATATTGAAACTTTTTGTTCGAGGAAATCCTAACAAATTAGTCAGCAAAAGTAACGATAGACTCCTCTTAATGAACTGATACGTGTGCTGATtgagataaaaggtttaaaactAAATAACATCTTCTGTAGTTTTTGCTAGTGATAAAAGGGTGGACTTGACATGAGGCATAAATCACCAGTACAATTaagattttatatatatatatttgaaatagAAAGGGATTTTAGGCTTCTAgcaattcattttttttttgggtaccAGGGTTGTTAGCAgaacacaaaagaaaaaaaaaataaaacgaAGAATAACAAATTCTGAGAACTAATTGAGGATGACCGTCCTCCCCACACACACTCAGACAGATACTAATTCCCTGGTTTGACAAGAGCTAGGCCCAGTCCAAGATACAGAATCTTAACCATTTATAATTCTACGAGGTTACCCATCGAAGCAAAACCAAACCCAAGTGAAGAGTAAAACAAAACCCAAGAAACCCAAAAATGGTGCTGTGGTCCTACCCACCAACGGTAAAGCAACTGGCAGTAACAATCGGGTTTTGCCTCACCGGGACTTCCCTCATGGCCGTCGGAGCTTACCTCTCCCTTGTCAACATAGCTCCTCAACAAGAACGCGCCCAAGCCCGTAGCCAATACGTTAAAGACCGACTTCGAAAGATGCTTGACGATTAGCCACCCCGCCCCAAAaaacagaagaagaagaagaagaagaagaccaaaGTAAGGAAAAAACAGGCAACCCTTTTTAGATTTTTGGTATTGATTGGTTTGGTTCTGAATTTTGCTTGAcatgtaaaagaaattaaccTTTGGAAGTTTTTTCAATATTGGGCCCTTGTGTTTGCGAACTGTGGTgatcaatttatattttcgaGTAATttgactcttttttttttttctttttaacattcttaatttggtgttcaattttcttgtttactgtttatttataaacaatGATCGTGGCAACGTACAGACGATTTTTCAGTTAGAAAAGGAGAcgtaattgattaattaataaaatctatcatttttatgaaattttaaatttgatttaaatttattaaaaataataaattttaatctaagaaatataattgaaTTCCAAATTAAGATCACCTGCCTAATAGCTATTAATATCTCTAGGACACTCTTTCAAATCACGGTATCAATTAATaatgtattattatttttggatTTAGCCTTTGATTAAGGTTGGGGATGGGAGTTTGAGTTGCAACAAGTGTAGAAGACGACActacattttttctttttggaaaaaCAAGAAGATACACTACTTGGGTCTAAGCTCGACAATTTTACATATGACAAACACAACATGAAATTAACGTGTTCGGGTTTAAAATAATCATGTCGAAAAATTTGTAACTTAAATGTTTCAAATTCGcttaaatcatttaacacacgtttagttaattttattatggtatatttatataattcatgACCTGTTGATTAcccttttaattaattatgtaaaTGTGTTTGTCAACATCTTTATAACTCGATTATGACCCATTTAATCCCATAaaatactttcttttattatagGTGATGATGGTAGTGGATTTTATAGTGGTTGATGATGGTAGT from Theobroma cacao cultivar B97-61/B2 chromosome 5, Criollo_cocoa_genome_V2, whole genome shotgun sequence carries:
- the LOC18598325 gene encoding IAA-amino acid hydrolase ILR1, producing the protein MIPMEFFSCFVVSTIICQAMALETRPRSELELLSQELLESARQPEFFEWMRGIRRRIHEHPELGFEEHKTNELIRNELDSLGISYKWPVAKTGVVGSIGSGANPVFGLRADMDALPLQELVEWKHKSKVDGKMHACGHDSHVAMLLGAAKLLQSSRDLLKGTVKLVFQPGEEGYSGAYYMLQDEVLDDIDAILSIHVLPSVPTGAIASRPGPMLAGVGMFSATIQGKGAHASSPHLSKDPIVAACSAVIALQQIVSRETDPLKAMVVTVGSIEGGRAENVIPESVRFTGTYRSLSTEGLSYLQKRIKEVIEMQAAVHQCSGTVDFMEDKPMPHPVMVNDETLFEHANKVGKSLVGENNVHLLPISMAAEDFSLFAQRTAAAIYVIGIKNETLKSDQPLHSPYFFIDEEALPIGAALNAAVAISYLDSHVATN
- the LOC18598326 gene encoding uncharacterized protein LOC18598326, which codes for MVLWSYPPTVKQLAVTIGFCLTGTSLMAVGAYLSLVNIAPQQERAQARSQYVKDRLRKMLDD